The sequence GCAGGTGCCCGTAATCGCGCCCCAGGGACCGGCTGAGCCGGTCGCGCAGTTCAGGCGGCAGGCCCAGCGCCCGCCCGAGATCCTGAAGGGCACTCTTGAGGCGGTACGTGACGCGGTTGGCGACCATCGCCTCCCCGGTGCCGGTCAGGCCCCAGCGCTCCTCCACCCAGGCGAGCACCTGATCCCGCCGGGAACTGGCGATGTCGATGTCCACGTCCGGCATGCTGGTGCGCCCGGTGTGCAGGAAGCGCTCGAACAACAGGTGGTGCGCCAGCGGGTCACTCAGCGTGATGCCCAGCACGAAGCACAGCACGCTTCCCGCGGCGCTCCCGCGTCCCGCCGCGAGGATCCCGTGCGCGCGGCAGTAATCGGTCACCTCGGCGGCCGTCAGGAAGAACCCGGCCAGGTCGAGCTCGGTGACGGTGGCGAGTTCGGCCCGCACCCTCTCCAGCGCGGCCGCGCGCTGATCGGGCCGGTAGCGCGCCGGCAGGTCCCGGAAGATGCGCTCCTCCAGCGCCTCCTGCGCAGTCTGGAAGGGCCGGACGGTCGGTTCCGGCACGCTGAGCCGCTCCGGCAGGAGCTGGAAAGCGCAGCTGCGGGTCAGGGTCTGCGCGTTCAGCAGCGCGTCCCCGAACGGCAGGAGGGCCGCCCAGCTGTCCGGCGTCCCCACGTGCCGGGCGGTGTTGCGGGGGCGCTCGGCGTGCGGGGTCTGCACGTCGATGCCCAGTCGCGCGCAGGTCAGCGCGTCCAGCAGCGGGTACTCGTCCGGGGTGGCCATGCTGACCTCCGGCGCGGCCACGACCGGAAGGTCCAGGTCCCGCGCCAGACCGCGCAGGTAGTCCAGGCGGCGGCGTTCGTTCGGGGCCTGCCCGTGAAAGAGCTGGACGTACAGCGCGGACGGGAAGATCGCCCGGAGCAGCCGCAGGTACGTCGCGGCCCGCGCCAGGTCCCGCTGCTCCCCGAGCGCGGTCGGGAAGCCCGCCCTGCCTCCGGTCAGGCACACGAGGTGCTCCTGCACGCCGCCGCCTGCCTCGCGCAGCACGTCCAGCGGCAGGCCGTCCGGATGGCTGAGATTCACGGCGGTGATCAGTTCGCACAGGGTCGTGTAGCCCGCCCGCGTGCGGGCCAGGAGCACCACGGGGAACATCTGGGTGGGCGTGGACGCCCGCGGTGGACTGGGGAACAGGACGGGCAGGGTCACGCCGGTCACGGCCTGCAGACCCTGCGCCTGGGCCTCGTCGCACAGTTCCACGGCCCCGGCCACGCTGCACCAGTCCGCCAGGCCCACGGCCGTGAAGCCGGCCGCCTTCGCCGTCTGCACGAGGCGCCGGGGACTGACCGTGCTGCGCCCCTCACTGAAGAACGACTGGCACGCCAGGAGGGCCGTCAGGGTGCGGGGCGTGGTCATCGCGCCCCAGGACGCGCGCTCAGGCGCTGGCGCCGCTCAGGCGGGCGGACGGCGGGCCGCGGGGGGAACGCAGCGGGGTCCGTGAGACTGCGGGCGCGCGGCGTCACGCGCCAGGTTCCGATCAATCCTGAAGGCGTGCCAGCCACCAGCGGCCCCCCTCCCCATCCTCGCGGTGCAGTTCGGCGGTCAGGGGCCCCGCCTGCACGAGGTAGCAGGTGCGGGGCCGTTCCCCCAACCACCACCGGCCCCCGTACTGCCACTCGTCAAGCACGGCCTGCACGGGGTACACCTGACCGTGCCAGGTCAGCCGGGCGGGCCGGGCCTCCCGCACGTCGACCTGCACTTCAGTCTGGTACGCCTTCACAGCTGCTGTCCCTCGAAAAACGCCAGGACGCGCTGCACCGCCTGCTCGCGGCGCGCGGCGGGCCTGGGCGTCCACGACTGCCGGGGGGTCATCTCGCGGGCCCGGACCTGCCCGGTCACCCAGTCCACCCAGGCGTAGTGCGCGTCCGGGGCGTACGCCCAGGGGTCCAGCCACTCCACTCGCACCAGCGCCTCCGGGAAGCGGGTCAGGACGGTCGTGGTGACCTCCAGTTCGGCAACGCCCGCCCAGAGGCCCACCATGCGGGCAGGCTGCGCGATCCCGCCGAGCTGCGCGGTCAGCCGGTCGATGCCCAGGGCCAGCGCGCCGGCGTCCTGGAGCGCAAGTCCGGCCACCCGGCCCAGCGCGTCGTCGTCGAGGGGCCACTTCAGCTGACGGGTGGCCGAGAGGCGGCCGCCGAGGGTGTCCGCATGAACGGTGAGGGTGGCGGCCAGGCGGCCCCGGAGTTCGGTGATCAGGCCGGGCATCAGGTCGCGCAGGGCGGCGTCCACCTGCGCCGGTTCAGTCAGGGGCAGGTCGAACCCGAGGGAGGCTTCGAGCACCTGGCCGGGGCGGTATGCCTCCACGGCGGTGAGGCGCTCGCCTTTCAGGAAGCGGTTCAGGCGCCTGCCGACGTCGACGCCTAGGAAGGCTTCGCGCTGCGCCGCGCTCCATGCCATCAGCCCGCCCAGGTCGCGCAGACCCAGGAAATGCAGGTGCTCCAGGGTCGCCCGGGGGACGCCCAGCGCGGTGAGGTGCGCCAGGGGCGTGAGCGTCAGGAAGGCCTGCTCGGCCCGGGCGCCGGACGGCACCGACCTGACCTCGCCCGCTCCGGCTCTCAGCGCGGCGAGCTGCGCGAGTTCCCGGCTGGAAGCGAGGCCCACGGGGGCGTGAAGGGCCGCGGCGAGATCACGCGCCCCGCGGGCCGACAGATTCAGGAACGCGGCGCCGCGCTCCCGGCCCTCCACCCGGTCACTGAACCGCGCGTAGAGCTGCTCGAGCAGTTCGGCCCAGACCGCCTGCGCTTCCGGGGCGGGGACGACCTCGGCGTGCAGCTCCGGGCAGCGGGAGAGCGCGGCCACCTCGCGCATGCCGGTCACGACGCCAGACTGAGCGGCCAGCGGGCAGGTCTGCGTGACCCTGCGGGCGTCATTCAGCACGGCGACCGGAACGCCCGGATGCTGACGCCGGACGTGCGCCAGCGGCCAGGGGGCGAGCAGGACGCAGGCGGTGAGGCTCGGCGTGCGTCCGTCCACGGTCAGGCCCTCCGCGTCAGGGGGCGGGGTCCGGCGAGGCCGAGCCGGGCGACCATCCGCCCCTGGATCTGCACGTCCGCGGCGGGATACGTGCGCCGCGGATGGTCGGGGTTCTCGCTGATCAGCACGACCTCATCGCCGAACACGTACACGCGTTTGAGCGTGGCCGCGTTGTCTCCTGGGATGAGGACGACGGCGACTTCACCGTCGAGCACTTCCGGCGTGGGGCGCACGAGGACGTAATCGCCGTCCATCACGCCGATGCCGGTCATGGAGTCGCCGCGCACCTGCAGCAGGAAGTCGCCGTCCTTGACGCCGAGGAGCTGGTCGAGGCTGGGGGTGACGTGATCGGGGGTCTGCTCGGCGAGGATCGGCGCGCCCGCCGCCACCAGGCCGTAGATGGGAATGCCGTCCTGAATGGCGATTCTGGCCTGCTCGGTGAGGAGCAGGCGGCCCCGGGCGCCGGTGCGTTCGATCAGCCCGAGTTCGACGAGGGCTTTGAGGTGGAAGGAGATGGTGGCTTCCGTGAGGGCGGCGGCGCGGGCGAGTTCGGCGGCGCTGGGGGGGCCGCCGCCGCGGGTGAGCTGCGCGGTCAGGCGCAGCAGGTTGAGGCGTAACTGGGTCAGGCGGGGGGGCATCAGGGTTCACTCCGAACTATCGAAGAATGCTTTGATAGTTTCGTGTATGGTGACCGATGACAGGATTTCGCGTCAAGAGCGCGGCCTCCTGGGGAGGCCTTCATGGAACGCCGCATCGAGATCCGCCTGACCCGGACCGAACAGAAGACCTACGCGGGCGGCACGGTCATCCGCACGCCCGGCCCCGACCCCCTGCGCCTCGGCGAGCTGGTCCGCCGTGACCTCGAAGCCGCCATCCACGAGCAGTACGGCGAGGACACCGAACTGACCTTCAGCGTGGCGCAGGTGGCGGACGTGCGCCTGCTCGGCTCCTTCCCAGAGAAAGCCCCGGTCGTCCGGGCCTGGGTGCAGGGCCTCCTGGCCCAGGCGCTGGAGAACCTCACCGACATCGATTCCTGAAACCTGCCCGGCGCGGCCCACCAGAGAGGCTGGAGACACGAACGGTGACGCCGGCCTCGCGTGCGTCGACGATCTGCATGAACAGGGCTGACCGGACGATCCCCTCACCCACCCGCGCGTCCGGACGTGCAGCGAAGCCGCCAAGCTGAACGCCTTCACACGAATCTGGACGTCCCTGGGTAGGCAGCTGAACCTCCCATTCGAACGGCTGGACCGCCAGGCCCCGGTGACGTTCCTGCGGGCCGCTCACGCCCGGGGTCAGGGCGTCACGGTCCCGCGGTCCCTGCCGGTGACCGCCCACCGGGGCCTCTGGCCCATCACTCCCCGCTGCCTACTCGAACTCCGGGCGACCGGATCCCTGAGCCCGGCGGCACGCCTGATCCGCCTGTTTGAGCAGGGTGGGCAGGCGGTGCGGGCCGTGCATGGTCTGAATGTGCCGGGCCGCCACCTCAGGTGTCAGGCCCGCGGCGGTCACGTAGAGGGGCCGCGCGCTCTGGCCGCGCCGGACTTCCAGTCCGGGGGCGCCCGCGAACGCCGTTTTCGCCACGCCGATCACCGGGATCTGCTCGCCGAGTGCCGCGTACAGGTGCGCGCCCAGGCCCGGCCGCCCGTCCCCGTCCAGCCAGACGTGACCGTCCACGATGATGGTGTCGAGCAGCGGGAGGACGGGACGCAGCGCCGCGAGCAGGCAGGGCAGCTCGCGCCGGTAGAACGCGCCGGGCTCATACGGCTCGACCGGCGAGACGCGCTCGAGAACGGTACGGGCAGGTTGAGCGTCGGTCCACCCGGCGAACAGCACGCACGCAGCCACAGCCTCATCGGGCCGGTAATCCACGTCCAGACACGCCTTCAGCCGTGAGGAGACGCCGGGCAGGGACGCAGGCATGTCACCCAGGATGACACGCTGCACCTGAGCGGGGGGGCGCCGCCTGCGTCCAGTCTGGGGACGTCACGCTGGCTGCCAGCGGTGTTCAGGTGCTCGCTCTGCTCGATTCAGAGGGATTGGGGGAAGCACTCAATCCCTCTGAATTCTGCTGTGAGAGGACGTCGGTGAGGCGGCGGCGGCGCGGCTCCGAGCACACTCAGGGGTGGCGATCGGGCGGCCGGTCCGTTACGGCTGACTGGCCGCCTGGGCGGCCGGGATCGGCGCTGTGGTCGGCGCCGCGGTCAGGCCGGTCCCGGCGGGGAAGAGGGTCTGCGCTCCGGGGCGGCGGGGCAGGTCGGTCAGGGTGCGGGGCCAGTCGAACGGGAGCCGTCCGGTGAAGGGACGCGCGCCGGTCAGGACGTCCGCCAGTCCGCCCGCCTCGCTGCCCGGCAGCCACGCGGCGACGAAGGCGTCCCAGCCGGGCAGGTCGTCCGTGACGATCAGCGGGCGGCCGGCGTACAGCACGACGCCCATCCGGTCGCAGCGGGCCTGCACGCGGGCGATCAGGTCGCGCTGGGCGCTGGTCAGGGTCAGCTGGGCGCGGTCGCCCATGCCCTCGGCGTAGGGGTCCTCGGCCAGCACGACCAGCCCGGTGGGGAAGCGGGTCTCTGCCCGGGCGTCCGGGTCGAAGGTCACGTCCAGGCCGCGCCCGCGCAGCCCGGCGAGCAGGGTGGTGCCGGGCGTGGTGGGGCCGGGGGCGCCCATCCAGCTGACGGTCCAGCCGCCGCACTGCAGGCCGATGTCGTCGGCGGCCTCCCCGGCGACGAGCAGCGGCGCGCCGCCCAGGGGAAACACCCCACAGTCCTTGAGCAGCACGGCGGAGCGGGCGGCGGCCTCGCGGGCCAGCGCGCGGTGCGCGGCGCAGCCCACCACGTCCAGCGTGGGGTCGGTGTGCGGCCTCTCGAAGAGGCCCAGGGTGTGCTTGACGCTCAGGATGCGCCGCGCGGCGTCGTCGATGCGGGCCTGCGGCACCTCGCCCGCCTGCACGGCGCGGCGCAGGGACGCGATGAAGCGCTCGTAGTCGAAGGGCACCATGACCATGTCCACGCCCGCGTTGATGGAGGTCCGCACCGCCTCGTCGAAGTCGGCGGCGACCTGCTGCACGCCCTCCCAGTCGGACACCACGAAGCCCGCGAAGCCCAGTTCGCCCTTCAGGACGTCCGTGATCAGGTACCGGTGCGCGTGCAGTTTCAGGCCCTGCCAGGAACTGTAGGACACCATGACGTTCAGCGCCCCAGCCTCGAGGGCCGCGCGGTAGGGCGGGAGGTGCACGGCGCGCAGGGTGGCCTCGTCGATGGTGGCGTCGCCCTGGTCGATCTGCCACGCGCCCCGGTCGAGCAGGGTCACGAAGTCCTCGCCCATCTGCGCGATGGCCAGCGTGCGGTCCTGGTCGGGGTCGGTCATGCGGGCACGCTTGCCGCTGCCCCAGTCGGTCGCGCCGTCCGCGACGAAATGCTTGACCGATGGCAGCACGGCGGTCGGGCTGTTCCAGCCCTCGCCTTTCAGGCCCTCGACGAGCGCGGCGGCCAGGCGGCCCACCAGCGCCGGGTCCTGCGCGTACCCCTCGTAGCTGCGGCCCCAGCGGAAGTCCTGCGGGACGCTGACGGCGGGCGCGAAGGCCCAGCGGACGTTCGTGGCGGCCGCCTCCAGCGCCGTGGCGCGCCCGATGCGCCGCACGAGGTCCGGGTCAGCGGCGGCGCCCAGGCCGATGTTGTGCGGGAAGATGGTCGCGCCGACCACGTTGTTGTGCCCGTGCACGGCGTCCGAGCCGTACAGCAGCGGAATCTTCAGGCGTGACGCCTGCGCCTCGTCGATGAGGGCGGTGACCATGTCCCGCCACGCCTGTGGGGTGTTGGGGTCGGGGTTGCCGCCGCCACCACTCAGGACGGAGCCCAGGCCCAGGCGGGCCACGTCGCCGGGGCGGACGCTGTTCTTCTCGGGCTGGGTCATCTGGCCGATCTTCTCGTCCAGGGTCATGCGGTTCAGGAGGTCGTCGACGAACGGGTGGGTCATGGGGGGCACGTCCTTACGGGAGGGGCAGAGGGGTCAGGCGCTCGGTGCGGCGGCCAGGGGAGCGCGCGGCGCTTCGGGATTCAGTGCCGGGTCGTTCAGGGCGGGGTCGTGCAGGAC comes from Deinococcus sedimenti and encodes:
- a CDS encoding DUF6504 family protein, which encodes MKAYQTEVQVDVREARPARLTWHGQVYPVQAVLDEWQYGGRWWLGERPRTCYLVQAGPLTAELHREDGEGGRWWLARLQD
- a CDS encoding Y-family DNA polymerase codes for the protein MDGRTPSLTACVLLAPWPLAHVRRQHPGVPVAVLNDARRVTQTCPLAAQSGVVTGMREVAALSRCPELHAEVVPAPEAQAVWAELLEQLYARFSDRVEGRERGAAFLNLSARGARDLAAALHAPVGLASSRELAQLAALRAGAGEVRSVPSGARAEQAFLTLTPLAHLTALGVPRATLEHLHFLGLRDLGGLMAWSAAQREAFLGVDVGRRLNRFLKGERLTAVEAYRPGQVLEASLGFDLPLTEPAQVDAALRDLMPGLITELRGRLAATLTVHADTLGGRLSATRQLKWPLDDDALGRVAGLALQDAGALALGIDRLTAQLGGIAQPARMVGLWAGVAELEVTTTVLTRFPEALVRVEWLDPWAYAPDAHYAWVDWVTGQVRAREMTPRQSWTPRPAARREQAVQRVLAFFEGQQL
- the lexA gene encoding transcriptional repressor LexA is translated as MPPRLTQLRLNLLRLTAQLTRGGGPPSAAELARAAALTEATISFHLKALVELGLIERTGARGRLLLTEQARIAIQDGIPIYGLVAAGAPILAEQTPDHVTPSLDQLLGVKDGDFLLQVRGDSMTGIGVMDGDYVLVRPTPEVLDGEVAVVLIPGDNAATLKRVYVFGDEVVLISENPDHPRRTYPAADVQIQGRMVARLGLAGPRPLTRRA
- a CDS encoding endonuclease V; amino-acid sequence: MPASLPGVSSRLKACLDVDYRPDEAVAACVLFAGWTDAQPARTVLERVSPVEPYEPGAFYRRELPCLLAALRPVLPLLDTIIVDGHVWLDGDGRPGLGAHLYAALGEQIPVIGVAKTAFAGAPGLEVRRGQSARPLYVTAAGLTPEVAARHIQTMHGPHRLPTLLKQADQACRRAQGSGRPEFE
- a CDS encoding glycoside hydrolase family 3 protein, with translation MTHPFVDDLLNRMTLDEKIGQMTQPEKNSVRPGDVARLGLGSVLSGGGGNPDPNTPQAWRDMVTALIDEAQASRLKIPLLYGSDAVHGHNNVVGATIFPHNIGLGAAADPDLVRRIGRATALEAAATNVRWAFAPAVSVPQDFRWGRSYEGYAQDPALVGRLAAALVEGLKGEGWNSPTAVLPSVKHFVADGATDWGSGKRARMTDPDQDRTLAIAQMGEDFVTLLDRGAWQIDQGDATIDEATLRAVHLPPYRAALEAGALNVMVSYSSWQGLKLHAHRYLITDVLKGELGFAGFVVSDWEGVQQVAADFDEAVRTSINAGVDMVMVPFDYERFIASLRRAVQAGEVPQARIDDAARRILSVKHTLGLFERPHTDPTLDVVGCAAHRALAREAAARSAVLLKDCGVFPLGGAPLLVAGEAADDIGLQCGGWTVSWMGAPGPTTPGTTLLAGLRGRGLDVTFDPDARAETRFPTGLVVLAEDPYAEGMGDRAQLTLTSAQRDLIARVQARCDRMGVVLYAGRPLIVTDDLPGWDAFVAAWLPGSEAGGLADVLTGARPFTGRLPFDWPRTLTDLPRRPGAQTLFPAGTGLTAAPTTAPIPAAQAASQP